ACGTTTAAGTAGACATAATAATATGCGTATGAGCACCTCCATCGATTGCCgccatttatttaaaagaaaattaaaacctTACAAAACAAATACAACTTATTTCTCATGCGCAGGAGCCTTGGCATttaaaaaatctctatatgcttATTAAAGCCGTATTAGCATGGTGTTAGTACTGTTAGTGTTAGTCATATGTATTCATATTGGAACATGAGTACCTACGTGAGAAGTCCGCGTTTCGATGTCGTGACGCGACCTCATACGTGAGTTCACGAGACCGCTATGTGGCCGGATAAAGTTTGTTTGCAAACGGTAGCGATCCTAACAAGATAAGATGCAGCACTGGGTGcttgatgtaggtaggtacttacttatgttACTGGTAATAGTCTGGGAAACTATTTTTCCTCTGTAAATTCTACAGCCCTAATAAACTAAACAGTTTCGTTCGTCATTTTTATGTCACCTAAATATCTAAACTAACATCTGTATAAACACCAATATGAAagcaataaacatatattattattatgattaattaAGCTATAGTTTGGCAAACATAACTTATCAagtcagtacctacctaccaggaaaactataccttCTCATCTCTTTCTTTTGGGTGTTTGTACTAGCGTAAGGTAAGACAAAGACATATGATTCTATCCACGAATTAATAAACTaggtttgaaatgagacagtcctgggcCAAACTATTCCTTAGTTTAGTTACGTAAAGGAGATTGAAAATTAAAAGAGCAGCGAATGGCTATAAATGTAGTTAAGAAATGCGCGCAAAAAACGAGTTTCCAACGAGTTCACCTTCGATCTAGCCTCCGGCTTCGCGTAGATTTGACTGCCTTTGCTGCTTTGTAGCCTGTGTAGATAggtgcacagaataaataatagtactaagtacagaagactcactctctaacaaaacgcgtctgttacgatcagcacagatatggccgctagatggtgacagcgccacgcgcggcttatggctttccccaaaattggggccgaaaggatgtacttttagctatatACCTGTagtaaagcgacgaaatcgcggagtgagacacgcctgataggtgtagggaatattacgcgaaattctgggtagggggcgccactaccacaatccatcacaatctgagggtctaccgcaaacgagagagtcgaaattttgttatctaacctctctatcactcttgcatattcgagcgacatATTTATCGGACTGTACTGGACTTTACAGTcatcagcagaagttgctaagcgggccaggtgttcaaaattatcttgacgtgactttatagtgaagagaataagagcgtagtgtcaaggtaattttgaacacctcgcccgcttagcaacttctgctgctgactgtacacagtTGCACACCGTACACCTGGCATatacaacaaaaaatatgattCCTTAAATACATTTCAAACCAACCTACAGTACATAATACCTACCGCTGTAGCCGCTGAAACATACCTTTATTGAAAACCGTTCATAAAAcccatatattatacaaaaaaaaaggtgtatacTTGTCAATAAATTGTCAATgcactttcatatttttagaccagtatttattttgttaataaaatggCAGATATGACTTTAACTACATTTCCGGACGATCCCAAATGTCCCAAAATTTGCAAAGATATCGGCGCATTTAAAAAGGTGGAGATGGCGAAAGAGGAAATCAAAGAGGCCGGAGAGGCGAAGGTTGCTCCTTCGGCGGATGCTACTCCAGTACACGATGAAGAAAAAGCAAGGATCAGACTACCTCCCAGCGGTGAAGAGTATTTACCCAATCTCAAGCCAGGCCACGACGGCAAGGTAGACTGGACTCCTCTCGGAGCGATGACGGGCACCAGACCCGGCGTCAACAAGTACTCCCTCAGCAGATACTCACTCAGCGAATGGAGGAACCACAACGACCACGTACTTGACCCTTCATCCATAACGGAATCAAACATAGTCGACTACAACGCCAAAACGGCTATCATGCAAGCTTTCGGCAACATCGACAAGACGCAACTGGAAAACAATAAGAGACTTAAGCAGAAAGCAAAAGATATCTACAGGTGGAAAGTTGAAGTTGAAAAAGCGTGTAAAGCGATTACGGAAGAGGTGGAATTGCTCGAGATTGACCGACAGCGGCTAAAGGGAGCTTCAAGAACACTGATGTTGCCTGAATCAATATCAAAAGAGTGCTTAGATCTTCGATCCAACCGCTTCGTGCCAGATTTAGTTGCTGATCTAGCAGAACAGGAGCTGATCAAAGAAATGAATCTAGTGAGCGAAGTAAGAGCTACCCTAGCCAAGACTTTAGAGAACATTGAAGCGCAAATGGCTATCAATAAAGCAGCTAAGCATCGGATTGAGTACGACTGGTGCGATAAAAACATGGCATACATTGGTGAGACTATTAATCTAGGACTCAATACAAAATCTCCTACCATCATGTTCAGACCGGGAGCTACAAAGTTCGCGGATTACTCGGCCCCTTTAGAGTACTGGGAATTCTTTTGCCGAGAGAATGTGCAGCAGGTGGAATCCGCCAGGCAAAAATCTAGCGATTTAAGAGGCAGTCTAAACGCCATTCTCATCAATGGAGGTAGGAAGCTTAGAAATCAAGCTGACAGAACTGACATGGCCATAGCAGAGACCGTCGCTTTAACTACAGAGCTATGCACAAAATTGGAAGAGACTCTACGAAGCACGGTCCAAAGAATCGCTGACATGGAGTGTCTGATAGACAATCTAAAAGCTTCTATACAAAAGATGGACGCAGCGATGAAGTTAGCGCAGACAAGGTTGGACAACCGAAACCAATGGCGACCGCACGGAGAGGCAGTGAGAGACCTACCCCACTTAGGTCTGATAGAAGAAGTGAAGACTATTCACGAGACAGTGACGTCACTTCTCGGGCAGCTGAACAATGCGGAACGGATCCGAGAGGACCTTATGAAGAAGAGGATCGAGTTGGAGGCGGCCATAGCGTCGAAGAGGAAGACGTTGAACATAGACAGAGACAGGTGCGGTATGATCCGCTCTCACTATCCGTCGGCTTCTGAATTGGCAGGTTTTTAGAAATCAAAATTTAATCCaaattaataaacatttatttatttatagaatagTTGTTAATTTTCCGTTAATTTAGAACTAATCGGTGCACTTTGTTTTTAAACCGTCGACATGACGTTTTTGGCAGTACGTCAGCAGCAGAAGaacgttgctaagcgggcgaggtgttcaaaatgttattgacgcgactttattgttaagagaataagagcgtgtcaaggtaattttgaacacctcgcccgcttagcaacttctgctgctgacttgcAGGAGGGACCGCCGGCTGAGTCGGCTCCTTCCTTAGAATTACTTTCCTCACACCATCCATTTAAGGTTATTTTATCTAACAACATTACTCGTATAATGCTCCACCGCAACACTTCCTTCCTGCAATATTACAAGCTTATTACCAGTTACATTCTTGCGCCTTTCACTCTCGCTTACGAAACCCGTATTCTTGACATTTTATAAtcgtttgtttatgttattggtTAACCAGCAAGTGGCAATGTCCTCGAGAGCGTAGATGTCGCGTTTGCAAGTTGATGGCAAAACTAATGGACAAATTATAGCGTATCTCCGAAGTTTATGGTTTTTCGAGCACTAAATTAACAGTGTTTAATCttgtacagtcaacagcaattagttgctaagcgggcgaggtgttcaaaatgatcttgacgcgactttatcgtTAAGAGAATTCTtggcgcgtcaaggtaattttgaacacctcgcccgcttagcaacttctgctgcaaaCTGTACAATAGTATGGAATTCTTCAATATGCGTAAAGTAAGGACGCTCGATCCTCTCTATCaatcttgcatattcgagtgataaagaggcagatagctgagtttcgatttcgcgtgttccgggtaggccctttgtaaacaaaccgtgtTGATGTAGGTACCAAtgacatattttattgtctgtgaaaacttgtcaaaaaacagtttaaggtagagtgtgtataagttactctatggtatacttacgtcgctagtgctgcactctggcggcaaaacattccagtaataattaggtataattatttatacatattttggcACTTTGTCCATGTCGATATTTAATAACTTGACTGCACTATTAGAATTAGAAAGGTATTCAAAATTATCTGCACTCAATTTTCCTTGCTATTTCTTTCTTCGCAATTTTTTCACGGACTTGtagttctgctgctgactaggTACTAATAGCTTCTTATAAAAAACTTCGACCGTTGTTGTTGCCAACGCATTTCGAGACATCAATAATTGGATTAAACTGTTAAAAAAGCCTTAATAACGAGCATTGTAGGTGATTACTAATAATTAAACCAATCAACGTTATTGGTTAAGGATGGGAACCGAATTCCTATTAGTACAGTTCTTGCAGTaaaaagttaaataatttatcacatGATGCCTCGACACtgacatacctatatatttgaGATAATATATTTGAAATATCTCTATATTTATATGCTAGGGGTGACAATAAAAGATGCATAAAATCTTGAAAAACTAGTTGTTAAACTTTCAGTTGCGGTTGCGCTCTGACTCCGTAtttgggcccggccacatgtcagcggtgcggcgccgccgccgccgcgcggcgcggcaccgcagaaatctgcggcaccgcaaaccgctctgcggcgacgcccgccgcaacgcaaaattttgcggtgccgcgctgcggcgccgcaaagcggtgcgcggcgccgcgcgcggtgccgcaaagcggcgagtttcgccgcgcgcggtgccgccaagcggcgtgcggcgccgcgtgcgatgccacgctgcatagtaaagaataaaattcgactatcagttgtttaatcagacatcgatcccttcacacgtgttctgctcttgctgttgttatagcgatagcggttcgccaaaaaacgctgcaaatggtggtaaaggtatgaaaatcggtacgattgatctttacgacatttgaaacaatttgacccgaagcaccaacaaataaaaaaaacgagagcagttatgacgtcatcttctttttgtatgaaatttaaaaaaaaattgtttagaaacctatcgtgtgtagtattaaacgaaagggctttctgagctgcgggcttagcacggttccatttttatcgactatcactatgcccgtcactttcgcacttacatacttgttagaacgtgacaggcatggtgataaacgataaaaatgcgaccgtgctactagagcTGATTCCGAAAATATATCacgtcattacatttgagtaattttttttaattataataaaaatatttttcaaaacataccaagtttgggtttctccagatacaataccgttaaaatttttttgttaaatatacctcaaattatacctaatatcctcatatctatttattatttatattcattgtatttgtttagttgtgtaaaagtaggtacctactttgttttgtaattataacatgatattgcaccgcctacaagttatctgatttgcccgaaggttgactggtagagaatgcattttagcattaagtccgccttttgtacgtttgtattttcatttgtgcaataaagattaaataaataatcaaatatatataattctaataaagcaattttgaaaatatttacatttcgtatatttgttttaattttttctactcccgtacctttatttgtcatttaaaaggtcgtacacacacatttaaacccctatgttatagttgtcaagacaagtctttagtctattccccaaaaaagtatttgtgcatacacgcagtatctttttggtacttttacgatacttcgtgtaataacCACTTAAaacatattgtatgaaatacattgttgccaacctaattttaattgtcatctctgacagatgagtactaagtgcattgctgccaatttacgaaatattcattaggttctatagtagtaacaataaaattccttcagaagtcagaaacgcgcatgtgacacccgtaatatagcaagatccatagactacgaacaccgcttagcgttgcttgttagtctccataggctactgtggccaaaatagagaaaataaaactatccaaaattgtaatttaactaagagcaagtaccagggcctcatgagttactagaaggtgtcgctgaccatacGGCcatggggcgcggggcgcggtagCTGGGTCGcatatcttagctgtatacttttggtttgtttacctacatatgtcctatatgattccacttgtttaaagtattatttttgttgaatgaaaaatatttgttaaatttacaatttttctttcaaagtaagtgcttggtcgtagaaaaagatttgtatgcaacgttgtttaacggagtcaaaaaatactcgtggcgtctttattaacaattttcggcttcgcctcaaattgttactcacgccactcgccttttttgacccctcttaaacaacggttgcataaaatactatttcaattttacaaagtgtaataatacccctgccgaattactcataatgtcattcgggtaaaataagagtattgaaacttggtttacatgttcctttagtaatatctaagctttaagtaagaaaaagttctcatgagtggggggtggagaactcggggaaaggggggggggttaaaggtgagttttttcagttaattcttacatagataatttttactacgactt
The sequence above is a segment of the Cydia amplana chromosome 2, ilCydAmpl1.1, whole genome shotgun sequence genome. Coding sequences within it:
- the LOC134661039 gene encoding tektin-4-like encodes the protein MADMTLTTFPDDPKCPKICKDIGAFKKVEMAKEEIKEAGEAKVAPSADATPVHDEEKARIRLPPSGEEYLPNLKPGHDGKVDWTPLGAMTGTRPGVNKYSLSRYSLSEWRNHNDHVLDPSSITESNIVDYNAKTAIMQAFGNIDKTQLENNKRLKQKAKDIYRWKVEVEKACKAITEEVELLEIDRQRLKGASRTLMLPESISKECLDLRSNRFVPDLVADLAEQELIKEMNLVSEVRATLAKTLENIEAQMAINKAAKHRIEYDWCDKNMAYIGETINLGLNTKSPTIMFRPGATKFADYSAPLEYWEFFCRENVQQVESARQKSSDLRGSLNAILINGGRKLRNQADRTDMAIAETVALTTELCTKLEETLRSTVQRIADMECLIDNLKASIQKMDAAMKLAQTRLDNRNQWRPHGEAVRDLPHLGLIEEVKTIHETVTSLLGQLNNAERIREDLMKKRIELEAAIASKRKTLNIDRDRCGMIRSHYPSASELAGF